In one window of Azotobacter salinestris DNA:
- the pgeF gene encoding peptidoglycan editing factor PgeF, translating to MDARLVPDWPAPARVRACVTTREGGVSAAPFDSFNLGDHVGDAPESVTENRRRLQSGLGCDPAWLRQVHGVMVVPADPALAPEADASWTDRSGIACAILTADCLPVLFCDRAGTRVAAAHAGWRGLAGGVLEATLDALAVAPENLLVWLGPAIGPAAFEVGPEVREAFLERHPQAASAFVASRNPGRFMADLYQLARIRLAARGVEAVYGGGLCTFQDARFYSYRRAPRTGRFASLVWLAAP from the coding sequence ATGGATGCCCGGCTGGTGCCTGACTGGCCCGCACCAGCACGGGTGCGCGCCTGTGTGACGACTCGCGAGGGAGGCGTCAGCGCCGCGCCCTTCGATAGCTTCAATCTCGGCGACCATGTCGGGGACGCGCCGGAGAGCGTGACCGAGAATCGCCGGCGCCTGCAGTCTGGCCTTGGCTGCGATCCGGCCTGGCTGCGGCAGGTGCATGGGGTGATGGTGGTGCCGGCCGATCCGGCGCTGGCGCCCGAGGCCGATGCCAGCTGGACGGATCGCTCCGGTATTGCCTGTGCCATTCTCACTGCCGACTGCCTGCCGGTATTGTTCTGCGACCGCGCCGGTACGCGCGTGGCGGCAGCCCATGCCGGTTGGCGCGGGCTGGCCGGCGGGGTGCTGGAGGCGACCCTGGACGCCCTGGCTGTGGCACCGGAAAATCTGCTGGTCTGGCTCGGCCCGGCCATCGGCCCGGCGGCTTTCGAGGTCGGTCCCGAGGTGCGCGAGGCCTTTCTCGAGCGCCATCCGCAGGCCGCTTCAGCCTTCGTGGCAAGCCGCAACCCGGGGCGCTTCATGGCCGACCTCTATCAGTTGGCGCGCATCCGCCTGGCCGCCCGCGGCGTCGAGGCTGTCTATGGCGGCGGCCTCTGTACCTTCCAGGATGCGCGTTTCTACTCCTATCGCCGCGCTCCGCGTACAGGTCGCTTCGCCAGTCTGGTGTGGCTGGCCGCTCCCTGA
- the rluD gene encoding 23S rRNA pseudouridine(1911/1915/1917) synthase RluD, translating to MSIHNDQAIRLRAEVPFELGGQRLDQVAAQLFAEHSRSRLAAWIKDGRLTVDGAVLRPRDIVHGGALLELDAEQQAQGEWIAQAIELDIVHEDEQILVLNKPAGLVVHPAAGHADGTLLNALLHHVPGLVNVPRAGIVHRLDKDTTGLMVVAKTLQAQTRLVEQLQKRSVSRIYEAIVVGVITAGGTIDAPIGRHGQQRQRMAVVEGGKPAVSHYRVLERFRAHTHARIKLETGRTHQIRVHMAHVGYPLVGDPVYGGRFRIPPAASPTLVQALREFPRQALHARFLELDHPASGERLKWEASLPDDFVWLLTLLRQDNEAFV from the coding sequence ATGTCAATACACAACGATCAGGCCATCCGACTTCGTGCCGAAGTCCCCTTCGAGCTGGGCGGTCAGCGCCTCGACCAGGTCGCCGCACAGCTCTTTGCCGAACATTCCCGCTCGCGCCTGGCCGCCTGGATCAAGGACGGGCGTCTGACCGTCGATGGTGCCGTGCTGCGCCCCCGTGACATCGTGCATGGCGGCGCCCTGCTCGAGCTGGATGCCGAGCAGCAGGCGCAGGGCGAGTGGATCGCCCAGGCCATCGAGCTGGATATCGTCCACGAGGACGAACAGATCCTGGTGCTGAACAAGCCGGCCGGGCTGGTCGTGCATCCGGCTGCCGGACATGCCGACGGTACCTTGCTCAATGCGCTGCTGCATCATGTGCCGGGGCTCGTCAACGTGCCGCGTGCGGGCATCGTCCACCGCCTCGACAAGGACACTACCGGCCTGATGGTGGTAGCCAAGACCCTGCAGGCGCAGACCCGACTGGTCGAGCAGTTGCAGAAGCGCAGTGTCAGCCGCATCTACGAGGCCATCGTGGTCGGCGTGATCACCGCCGGCGGTACCATCGACGCGCCCATCGGCCGGCATGGCCAGCAGCGCCAGCGCATGGCGGTAGTCGAGGGCGGCAAGCCTGCGGTCAGCCACTATCGCGTGCTCGAGCGTTTTCGCGCACACACCCATGCCCGCATCAAGCTGGAGACCGGGCGAACCCACCAGATTCGCGTGCACATGGCGCACGTCGGCTATCCGCTGGTGGGCGACCCTGTCTATGGCGGGCGCTTCCGCATTCCACCGGCGGCCAGTCCGACCCTGGTGCAGGCGCTCCGGGAGTTTCCGCGCCAGGCTCTGCACGCCCGCTTTCTCGAACTGGATCATCCGGCCAGCGGCGAGCGCTTGAAGTGGGAGGCATCGTTGCCGGACGATTTCGTCTGGCTGCTGACGCTGCTGCGTCAGGACAACGAGGCCTTCGTCTGA
- a CDS encoding outer membrane protein assembly factor BamD: protein MHLKHLLLIASLVLIAACGSKKEKEDVVDENLSETELYQQAQNDLNNENYSAATSKLKALESRYPFGRHAEQAQLELIYAYYKSQETEASRSAAERFIRLHPQHPNVDYAYYLKGLASFDQDRGLLSRFLPLDMTKRDPGAARDSFNEFAQLTSRFPNSRYAPDAKARMVYLRNLLAAYEIHVAHYYLKREAYVAAANRGRYVVENLQETPAVGDGLAVMVEAYQRLTLDELAASSLETLKLNYPDHPSLQNGQFVPLEEEEDNRSWLGKYTLGLIESKPPLPPGETRANQDIRRMYEEARQEIRADLKQGEETPEAVEAADRKPKRAWWNPLRLLD from the coding sequence ATGCACCTGAAACACCTGCTGCTGATCGCCTCGCTCGTTCTCATCGCCGCCTGCGGATCGAAGAAGGAGAAGGAGGATGTCGTCGACGAGAACCTGAGCGAAACCGAGCTGTACCAGCAGGCCCAGAACGACCTCAACAACGAGAACTATAGCGCCGCGACCAGCAAGCTGAAGGCCCTGGAGTCGCGCTATCCGTTCGGCCGCCATGCCGAACAGGCGCAGCTCGAACTGATCTACGCCTATTACAAGAGCCAGGAGACGGAAGCCTCGCGTTCTGCTGCCGAGCGCTTCATCCGCCTGCACCCGCAGCACCCGAATGTCGACTACGCCTACTACCTCAAGGGCCTGGCCTCCTTCGACCAGGATCGCGGCCTGCTGTCGCGCTTCCTGCCGCTGGACATGACCAAGCGCGACCCGGGTGCGGCCCGCGACTCCTTCAACGAGTTCGCCCAGCTCACCAGCCGCTTTCCGAACAGCCGCTATGCGCCGGACGCCAAGGCGCGCATGGTCTATCTGCGCAACCTGCTGGCCGCCTACGAGATCCACGTCGCCCACTATTACCTGAAGCGCGAGGCCTACGTCGCCGCCGCCAACCGCGGCCGCTATGTGGTGGAGAACCTCCAGGAGACCCCTGCAGTGGGCGATGGCCTGGCAGTGATGGTCGAGGCTTATCAGCGGCTGACCCTGGACGAACTGGCCGCCTCCAGCCTGGAAACCCTGAAGCTGAACTACCCGGATCATCCGAGCCTGCAGAACGGGCAGTTCGTGCCACTGGAGGAGGAAGAGGACAACCGCTCCTGGCTGGGCAAGTACACCCTCGGCCTGATCGAAAGCAAGCCGCCGCTGCCCCCGGGCGAAACCCGCGCCAACCAGGATATCCGTCGCATGTACGAGGAAGCCCGCCAGGAAATCCGCGCCGACCTGAAGCAAGGCGAGGAGACTCCCGAAGCGGTCGAGGCCGCCGATCGCAAGCCCAAGCGCGCCTGGTGGAATCCTCTTCGCCTACTCGACTGA
- a CDS encoding NAD+ synthase produces the protein MSQTLRVVMAQLNLRVGDVHGNVERIIEAACSARDDWGADVIVFPELALCGYPPEDLLLRSSMQLRIEQGLQRLKDEVRGIYLVIGYPWLEDGQRFNAAAVIADGELLARYYKQHLPNYRVFDERRYFDPGSEACLLDIKGVPVALSICEDIWFSGPMRQAREAGARLMLSLNASPFHLDKQREREEILAARTSEGGMPVIYVNQVGGQDELVFDGGSCVVAADGQVVQRAPAFIEGLYPVDLCVEDDGAVLPRAASCAPLPELEASVYQALVLGVRDYVRKNGFKGVILGLSGGIDSALTLAVAVDALGAERVEAVMMPYHYTAQMSLEDAEAEARALGVTYRVLPIAPMVEAFMGTLAPVFEGLGRDTTEENLQARCRGTLLMAISNKKGYLVLTTGNKSEMAVGYATLYGDMAGGFDVLKDVPKTLVFRLCDYRNRLGAVIPQRVIDRPPSAELAPGQKDEDSLPPYPVLDEILKLYIEYDLSANAIIAEGFDEDTVKRVLRLVDLNEYKRRQAAVGVRVTQRGFGRDRRYPITSGWRLGD, from the coding sequence ATGAGCCAAACCCTGCGGGTCGTGATGGCCCAACTGAATCTGCGCGTCGGCGATGTGCACGGCAATGTCGAGCGCATCATCGAGGCAGCCTGCAGCGCCCGCGACGACTGGGGCGCGGATGTCATCGTGTTTCCCGAGCTGGCGCTGTGCGGCTACCCGCCGGAGGATCTGCTGCTGCGCTCGAGCATGCAGTTGCGTATCGAACAAGGCCTGCAGCGACTCAAGGACGAGGTGCGGGGTATCTATCTGGTGATCGGCTATCCCTGGCTGGAAGATGGGCAGCGCTTCAACGCCGCCGCGGTGATCGCCGATGGCGAACTTCTGGCACGCTACTACAAGCAGCATCTGCCGAACTACCGGGTGTTCGACGAGCGTCGCTATTTCGATCCGGGCAGCGAGGCCTGTCTGCTGGATATCAAGGGGGTGCCGGTGGCCCTGTCGATCTGCGAAGACATCTGGTTCTCCGGGCCCATGCGCCAGGCACGCGAGGCCGGAGCGCGGCTGATGCTCAGCCTGAATGCTTCGCCCTTCCATCTGGACAAGCAGCGCGAGCGCGAGGAGATCCTCGCTGCGCGGACGAGCGAAGGCGGCATGCCGGTGATCTACGTCAATCAGGTCGGCGGCCAGGACGAGCTGGTCTTCGACGGCGGCTCCTGCGTAGTTGCAGCGGACGGTCAGGTCGTCCAGCGTGCGCCGGCCTTCATCGAAGGGCTTTATCCGGTCGATCTCTGCGTCGAGGACGACGGGGCGGTGCTGCCGCGTGCCGCCAGCTGTGCGCCGCTGCCCGAGCTGGAGGCGAGCGTCTACCAGGCGCTGGTGCTGGGAGTGCGCGACTATGTGCGCAAGAACGGCTTCAAGGGGGTGATCCTGGGGCTGTCCGGCGGCATCGATTCGGCGCTGACCCTGGCCGTGGCGGTGGATGCGCTCGGTGCTGAGCGGGTCGAGGCGGTGATGATGCCCTATCACTACACGGCGCAGATGAGCCTCGAGGATGCCGAGGCCGAAGCGCGTGCGCTGGGCGTGACCTATCGGGTGCTGCCGATCGCGCCGATGGTCGAGGCCTTCATGGGTACCCTGGCGCCGGTGTTCGAGGGGCTCGGTCGGGATACCACCGAGGAGAACCTGCAGGCACGCTGCCGCGGTACCCTGCTGATGGCCATTTCCAACAAGAAGGGCTATCTGGTGCTGACCACCGGCAACAAGAGCGAGATGGCGGTAGGCTATGCGACGCTCTACGGCGACATGGCCGGCGGTTTCGACGTGCTCAAGGACGTGCCCAAGACCCTAGTGTTCCGTCTCTGCGACTACCGCAACCGCCTGGGTGCGGTGATACCCCAGCGCGTCATCGACCGTCCGCCGTCGGCCGAACTGGCTCCGGGTCAGAAGGACGAGGATTCCCTGCCGCCCTATCCAGTGCTCGACGAGATCCTCAAGCTGTACATCGAGTATGACCTCTCGGCCAACGCCATCATCGCCGAGGGCTTCGACGAGGACACCGTCAAGCGGGTGCTGCGGCTCGTGGACCTCAACGAATACAAGCGCCGACAGGCGGCCGTCGGGGTACGGGTGACCCAGCGTGGCTTCGGTCGGGACCGCCGCTATCCAATCACTTCCGGCTGGCGGCTGGGGGATTGA
- a CDS encoding PP0621 family protein, with translation MGLFRLLFWILVIIAVIWLWRRLTRPASPPAAKSGAEPPKPMVRCAHCGIHLPREEALAEDSLWYCSQAHLTQGPRHGGR, from the coding sequence ATGGGCCTGTTTCGTCTGCTGTTCTGGATCCTCGTCATCATCGCCGTCATCTGGCTCTGGCGCCGGCTGACGCGTCCGGCTTCGCCCCCCGCCGCCAAGAGCGGCGCCGAACCCCCCAAGCCCATGGTGCGCTGCGCTCACTGCGGCATACATCTGCCGCGCGAGGAAGCCCTCGCCGAAGACAGTCTCTGGTACTGCAGCCAGGCGCATCTGACCCAGGGCCCGCGACACGGTGGGCGCTAA
- a CDS encoding ATP-binding protein — translation MAGSVPSGNVLRLYHLYRLVIGLLLVLLISSNLDERLLQVAYPDLFRHGSWLYLILNILVAVLVHHPKPLQLFSLALVDVILLSGLLYTAGGPSSGIGNLIIVSVAVANILLRGRIGLLIAAVAASGLVYMTFYLGLNRPAAATQYVHAGALGSLCFAAALLVQSLTRRLQRSESLAERRAAEVADLQALNAQILERMRTGILVLDPQQQVLLANQSAFTLLGNPALVGQPLAGHCPALVERLKHWQQNPTLRPQDLHTLPHGPLVQPNFVPLTRGGKQSILVFLEDVSQIAQQAQQLKLASLGRLTAGIAHEIRNPLGAISHAAQLLQESDDLDGPDRRLAQIIQDQSRRMNLVIENVLQLSRRRQAQPQLLDLKYWLHRFASEYRASAAPNQILHLEIQSGSLKTRMDSNQLIQVLNNLVQNGLRYSAQCHPQGQVWLKLFRDPESDLPVLEVRDDGPGVPAAQIEHIFEPFFTTESKGTGLGLYLSRELCESNQARLDYRGDEGKGGCFRITFAHPRKLS, via the coding sequence CTGGCCGGCAGCGTGCCGAGCGGCAACGTCCTGCGCCTGTACCACCTGTACCGGCTGGTGATCGGCCTGCTGCTGGTACTGCTGATCTCCAGCAATCTGGACGAGCGACTGTTGCAGGTCGCTTACCCGGACCTGTTCCGCCATGGCAGCTGGCTCTACCTGATCCTGAACATCCTGGTCGCCGTCCTGGTACACCACCCCAAGCCCCTGCAGCTGTTCAGCCTGGCGCTGGTCGACGTGATCCTGCTCTCGGGTCTGCTCTATACGGCCGGAGGCCCGTCCAGCGGCATCGGCAACCTGATCATCGTCTCGGTCGCCGTCGCCAACATCCTCCTGCGCGGCCGGATCGGCCTGCTGATCGCCGCCGTGGCGGCCAGCGGTCTGGTCTACATGACCTTCTACCTGGGACTCAACCGTCCCGCGGCAGCCACCCAGTACGTGCATGCGGGAGCATTGGGCTCGCTGTGCTTCGCCGCTGCGCTGCTCGTGCAGAGCCTGACCCGCCGCCTGCAGCGCAGCGAATCCCTGGCCGAGCGACGCGCCGCCGAGGTCGCCGACCTGCAGGCCCTGAACGCGCAGATCCTGGAGCGCATGCGGACCGGCATCCTGGTGCTCGACCCGCAGCAGCAGGTGCTGCTGGCCAATCAGAGCGCCTTCACCCTGCTCGGCAATCCCGCACTGGTCGGCCAGCCACTCGCCGGTCACTGCCCTGCGCTGGTCGAACGCCTGAAACATTGGCAGCAGAACCCGACCCTGCGCCCGCAGGATCTGCACACCCTGCCCCATGGCCCGCTGGTGCAGCCGAACTTCGTTCCGCTCACGCGAGGCGGAAAGCAGAGCATCCTGGTTTTCCTCGAGGATGTCTCGCAGATCGCCCAGCAGGCTCAGCAGCTCAAGCTCGCCTCGCTCGGCCGCCTGACCGCCGGCATCGCCCACGAGATCCGCAATCCGCTCGGCGCCATCAGCCATGCGGCGCAGTTGCTGCAGGAGTCCGACGACCTCGACGGCCCTGACCGGCGCCTGGCGCAGATCATCCAGGATCAGTCGCGACGCATGAACTTGGTGATCGAGAACGTGCTGCAGCTGTCGCGCCGGCGCCAGGCACAACCGCAGCTGCTCGACTTGAAATACTGGCTGCACCGCTTCGCCAGCGAATATCGCGCCTCGGCAGCACCAAACCAGATCCTGCATCTGGAAATTCAGAGCGGCTCCCTGAAGACCCGCATGGATTCGAACCAGCTCATCCAGGTTCTCAACAACCTGGTCCAGAACGGCCTGCGCTACAGCGCCCAATGTCATCCGCAGGGGCAGGTCTGGCTCAAACTGTTCCGCGATCCGGAAAGCGACCTGCCGGTGCTCGAGGTGCGCGACGACGGGCCCGGCGTGCCGGCCGCGCAGATCGAGCACATTTTCGAGCCGTTCTTCACCACGGAAAGCAAGGGAACCGGGCTGGGACTGTACCTCTCCCGCGAGCTGTGCGAGAGCAATCAGGCCCGCCTCGACTACCGCGGGGACGAAGGCAAGGGCGGCTGCTTCCGCATCACCTTCGCCCATCCGCGCAAGCTGAGCTAG
- a CDS encoding sigma-54-dependent transcriptional regulator, with translation MSVRQKALIVDDEPDIRELLEITLGRMKLDTRSARNLQEAREWLGRERFDLCLTDMRLPDGSGLELVQYIQQHHAQVPVAMITAYGSLDTAVNALKAGAFDFLTKPVDLARLRELVATALRLHAPVGEEAPVDNRLIGDSPPMRTLRKQIARLARSQAPVYVSGESGSGKEVVARLIHEQGPRAERPFVPVNCGAIPSELMESEFFGHRKGSFTGAIEDKQGLFQVASGGTLFLDEVADLPLPMQVKLLRAIQEKAVRAVGGQQEVVVDVRILSATHKDLAAEVAAGRFRQDLYYRLNVIELHVPPLRERREDIPALAAIMLARLAEDAGLPAARLSEEALEKLQSYRFPGNVRELENMLERAHTLCEDDLIQARDLRLCDTPSPGESGETSLAGIDNLEDYLEELERRLIMQALEEARWNRTAAAQRLGLTFRSMRYRLKKLGID, from the coding sequence ATGAGTGTCCGCCAGAAAGCCCTGATCGTCGACGACGAGCCCGACATCCGCGAACTGCTGGAAATCACCTTGGGCCGGATGAAGCTCGACACCCGCAGCGCACGCAACCTCCAGGAGGCGCGCGAATGGCTGGGCCGCGAGCGCTTCGATCTGTGCCTGACCGACATGCGCCTGCCCGACGGTAGCGGCCTCGAGCTGGTGCAGTACATTCAGCAGCATCACGCCCAGGTCCCGGTCGCCATGATCACTGCCTACGGCAGTCTGGATACCGCGGTCAACGCGCTCAAGGCCGGCGCCTTCGACTTCCTGACCAAGCCGGTCGACTTGGCCCGCCTGCGCGAACTGGTGGCCACCGCCCTGCGCCTGCATGCGCCGGTTGGCGAGGAGGCGCCGGTGGACAACCGGCTGATCGGCGACTCGCCGCCGATGCGCACCCTACGCAAGCAGATCGCCAGGCTGGCGCGCAGCCAGGCGCCGGTCTACGTCAGTGGCGAGTCCGGTAGCGGCAAGGAAGTGGTGGCCCGCCTGATCCACGAGCAAGGCCCGCGCGCCGAGCGCCCCTTCGTCCCGGTGAATTGTGGTGCCATTCCCTCGGAGCTGATGGAGAGCGAGTTCTTCGGCCATCGCAAGGGAAGCTTCACCGGCGCCATCGAGGACAAGCAGGGCCTGTTCCAGGTCGCCAGCGGCGGCACCCTGTTCCTCGACGAGGTAGCCGACCTGCCGCTGCCGATGCAGGTCAAACTGCTGCGCGCCATTCAGGAAAAGGCCGTGCGCGCGGTCGGCGGCCAGCAGGAGGTGGTGGTGGACGTGCGTATCCTCAGCGCGACCCACAAGGATCTGGCCGCCGAGGTCGCTGCCGGCCGTTTCCGCCAGGATCTCTATTACCGCCTGAACGTCATCGAGCTGCACGTTCCGCCGCTGCGCGAGCGGCGCGAGGACATTCCGGCGCTGGCGGCGATCATGCTGGCGCGCCTGGCGGAAGACGCCGGCCTGCCTGCTGCCCGGCTCAGCGAGGAAGCCCTGGAAAAGCTCCAGAGCTACCGCTTCCCGGGCAACGTGCGCGAACTGGAGAACATGCTGGAGCGGGCCCATACCCTCTGCGAGGACGACCTGATCCAGGCCCGCGACCTGCGCCTCTGCGACACCCCGAGCCCGGGCGAGAGCGGCGAAACCTCGCTGGCCGGCATCGACAACCTCGAGGACTACCTGGAGGAACTCGAGCGCCGGCTGATCATGCAGGCCCTCGAGGAAGCGCGCTGGAATCGTACCGCCGCCGCGCAGCGCCTGGGCCTGACCTTCCGCTCCATGCGCTACCGCCTGAAGAAACTGGGCATCGACTGA
- the thiO gene encoding glycine oxidase ThiO: protein MRVLVVGGGAIGMLSALRLAEAGLEVRLLDQGRLGQESSWAGGGIVSPLYPWRYSPAVTALAHWSQDFYPALGERLKRETGIDPEVHVTGLYWLDLEDEAEALAWAAREGRPLEAVDIDSVRRAVPALGAGFSRALFMSGVANVRNPRLLASLREALARMSNVTLEENLPVTGFVCEGERVVGVRTASGELRADRVVIAAGAWSGELLATLGLELPVKPMKGQMILYKCAEDFLPRMVMADGRYAIPRRDGHILVGSTLEDVGFDKTPTKEAFASLKASAEALLPALSGAEVVKQWAGLRPGSPEGIPYIGPVPGFEGLWLNCGHFRNGLVLAPASCQLLADLLLAREPIIDPAPYAPAGRIGRR, encoded by the coding sequence ATGCGAGTCCTGGTGGTTGGCGGTGGCGCCATCGGTATGTTGTCGGCTCTGCGCTTGGCGGAGGCCGGTCTGGAGGTCCGTCTGCTGGATCAGGGCCGGCTCGGCCAGGAGTCCTCCTGGGCTGGTGGCGGCATCGTGTCGCCGCTCTACCCCTGGCGCTACAGCCCGGCAGTGACGGCGCTCGCGCACTGGTCGCAGGATTTCTATCCGGCGCTCGGAGAGCGTCTGAAACGGGAGACTGGTATCGACCCCGAGGTGCATGTCACCGGCCTCTATTGGCTGGACCTGGAGGACGAGGCCGAGGCGCTGGCCTGGGCGGCACGGGAGGGCCGGCCGCTGGAGGCCGTGGATATCGACTCCGTGCGCCGGGCGGTGCCGGCGCTGGGGGCGGGTTTCTCGCGGGCGCTGTTCATGTCGGGCGTGGCCAATGTGCGCAATCCGCGTCTGCTCGCCTCGCTGCGCGAAGCACTGGCGCGCATGTCCAACGTGACCCTCGAGGAGAATCTGCCGGTGACCGGCTTCGTCTGCGAGGGCGAGCGGGTGGTCGGGGTGCGCACGGCGTCCGGCGAGCTGCGTGCCGACCGTGTGGTGATCGCCGCCGGTGCCTGGAGCGGCGAACTGCTCGCCACTCTGGGGCTGGAGCTGCCGGTCAAGCCGATGAAGGGCCAGATGATCCTCTACAAGTGCGCCGAGGATTTCCTGCCGCGGATGGTGATGGCCGACGGGCGCTACGCGATTCCGCGGCGGGATGGGCACATCCTGGTGGGCAGCACCCTGGAGGATGTCGGCTTTGACAAGACTCCCACCAAGGAGGCTTTCGCAAGTCTCAAGGCGTCCGCCGAGGCGTTGTTGCCAGCGCTTTCCGGCGCCGAGGTGGTCAAGCAGTGGGCTGGGCTGCGGCCGGGCTCTCCCGAGGGCATTCCCTATATCGGCCCGGTGCCAGGCTTCGAGGGGCTGTGGCTGAACTGCGGGCATTTCCGCAACGGGTTGGTGCTGGCGCCGGCGTCCTGCCAACTGCTCGCCGACCTGTTGCTGGCACGCGAGCCGATCATCGATCCGGCGCCCTATGCGCCGGCAGGACGGATCGGCCGGCGCTGA
- a CDS encoding GspH/FimT family pseudopilin, whose product MRNIQRRYARGFTLGEALTSTAILGILLSLAVPAFTHLSLNSQKNSAAQQVRSLLSHARSIAVTMRKTTSLCGSRNGHSCVKTEIRFFIVFVDRNLDGKADPGELIRQEPVPPGTRYQVNASSLFSIRFRPNGTASSYGSIALCPSAENRYAARLIVSSMGRVRSARDSDGDGVVEGADGRPQSCPA is encoded by the coding sequence ATGCGCAACATCCAGCGACGGTACGCACGGGGCTTCACCTTGGGCGAAGCCCTCACTTCGACGGCCATTCTCGGCATACTGCTGAGCCTGGCCGTTCCCGCCTTTACCCATCTGAGCCTGAACAGTCAGAAGAACAGTGCGGCACAGCAGGTCAGATCCCTGCTGAGCCATGCCAGAAGCATCGCCGTCACCATGAGGAAGACCACTTCCCTGTGCGGCAGCCGAAACGGCCACAGCTGTGTCAAGACCGAGATTCGTTTCTTCATCGTCTTCGTGGATCGCAACCTGGATGGCAAGGCCGATCCCGGAGAACTCATCCGCCAGGAACCGGTACCGCCCGGTACCCGCTATCAGGTCAATGCATCCAGCCTCTTCAGTATCCGCTTCCGCCCGAACGGCACGGCGAGCAGCTACGGCAGCATCGCGCTCTGCCCCTCGGCAGAGAACCGATATGCCGCCCGGCTGATCGTCAGCAGCATGGGCCGCGTGCGCAGTGCCAGGGACAGCGATGGTGACGGGGTGGTCGAGGGCGCGGACGGCAGGCCGCAGAGCTGTCCGGCCTGA